The Desulfovibrio sp. genome includes a region encoding these proteins:
- a CDS encoding cation acetate symporter — protein MSGISACTSSHRLRQQKSAPTISAATFCTALFIALLPGQPLAAGVIEETQKQNTDWTAIIMFTIFVGASLWITKWAAKRTRSAADFYTAGGGITGFQNGLAIAGDFMSAASFLGISAAVMATGFDGLIYAIGFQVGWPLITFMLAERLRNLGRFTFADVVAYRLQQVPVRIFAASGTLVVVLFYLIAQMVGAGQLIKLLFGLDYHYAVVIVGLLMMAYVLFGGMTATTWVQIIKACLLLGGASFMAFMVMAQYGFSPEKLFTAAVGIKKSAAIMGPGGFVKDPVSAISLGIALMFGTAGLPHILMRFFTVPDAREARKSVLWATTWIGYFYILTFIIGFGAIVFVSTNPEFLDANGVLRGGGNMAAVHLANAIGGNIFLGFMSAVAFATILAVVAGLTLSGASAVAHDLYASALKKGKASSSEELKISKLTTVALGIIAMFLGIVFEKQNVAFMVSLAFAIAASANFPALILSVLWKGCTTRGAVAGGFAGLLAALVMTMLSDAVWVATLGNPPGSAPFPYSSPAIFSMPLAFLCIWVVSICDQSPQAQKEREAFADQKIRSETGLGAFKPTAH, from the coding sequence ATGAGTGGAATAAGCGCTTGCACATCCTCCCATAGGCTCAGGCAACAAAAATCCGCCCCGACTATCAGCGCTGCAACATTCTGCACGGCGCTTTTTATCGCTTTGCTGCCCGGTCAGCCCCTGGCGGCAGGAGTCATAGAAGAAACGCAAAAGCAGAATACCGACTGGACAGCCATCATCATGTTCACCATTTTTGTCGGCGCATCGCTGTGGATAACCAAGTGGGCCGCCAAGCGCACCCGCTCCGCTGCGGATTTTTACACGGCAGGCGGCGGCATCACGGGTTTTCAGAACGGCCTTGCCATCGCGGGCGACTTTATGTCGGCGGCCTCCTTTCTGGGCATTTCAGCCGCCGTCATGGCAACGGGCTTTGACGGCCTGATCTATGCCATCGGCTTTCAGGTGGGCTGGCCGCTCATAACCTTCATGCTGGCGGAGCGTCTGCGTAATCTTGGGCGCTTCACCTTTGCCGATGTGGTGGCCTACAGGCTCCAGCAGGTGCCTGTGCGCATATTTGCCGCATCGGGCACCCTTGTCGTGGTGCTGTTCTATCTTATAGCGCAGATGGTGGGCGCGGGGCAGCTCATCAAGCTGCTCTTCGGGCTTGATTACCACTATGCGGTGGTTATCGTGGGCCTGCTCATGATGGCCTATGTGCTTTTTGGCGGCATGACGGCAACCACATGGGTGCAGATCATCAAGGCCTGCCTGCTGCTCGGCGGGGCCTCGTTCATGGCCTTTATGGTTATGGCCCAATATGGGTTCAGCCCCGAAAAACTTTTCACCGCCGCTGTGGGCATCAAAAAAAGCGCGGCCATCATGGGGCCGGGCGGCTTTGTCAAAGACCCTGTTTCGGCCATTTCGCTTGGCATTGCCCTCATGTTCGGCACTGCCGGGCTGCCGCATATCCTGATGCGCTTTTTTACCGTTCCGGACGCCAGGGAAGCCAGAAAAAGCGTACTCTGGGCAACCACATGGATCGGCTATTTCTACATTCTGACCTTCATCATAGGCTTTGGTGCCATAGTGTTTGTGAGCACCAATCCCGAATTCCTCGATGCTAACGGCGTCTTGCGCGGTGGCGGCAACATGGCTGCCGTGCATCTGGCCAACGCCATTGGCGGCAATATCTTTCTTGGCTTTATGTCGGCGGTGGCCTTTGCCACCATTCTGGCAGTAGTGGCCGGGCTGACGCTTTCCGGCGCGTCTGCCGTGGCGCACGACCTCTACGCCTCTGCCCTCAAAAAGGGCAAGGCCAGCTCCAGCGAGGAGCTTAAAATCTCCAAACTGACAACCGTGGCCCTTGGCATCATTGCCATGTTTCTTGGCATCGTGTTTGAAAAACAGAACGTGGCATTCATGGTGTCGCTGGCCTTTGCCATTGCGGCCTCGGCCAACTTTCCGGCCCTGATCCTCTCAGTACTGTGGAAGGGCTGCACCACCAGAGGGGCTGTTGCCGGGGGCTTTGCAGGCCTGCTGGCCGCGCTGGTCATGACCATGCTCTCGGATGCCGTGTGGGTGGCGACTCTGGGCAATCCGCCCGGCTCCGCGCCCTTTCCGTATTCCTCCCCGGCCATCTTTTCCATGCCGCTGGCCTTTTTGTGCATCTGGGTAGTGTCCATATGCGATCAGTCCCCGCAGGCGCAGAAGGAAAGGGAGGCTTTTGCCGACCAGAAAATCCGGTCTGAGACCGGCCTTGGAGCTTTCAAACCCACTGCGCATTAA
- the rplI gene encoding 50S ribosomal protein L9 → MKLILRADVENLGSLGDVVEVKAGYGRNFLLPQGLAMVASPSNLKSFEQERKKLQARMDAVRADAQALQARLEALEVVIPMHVGDNDKLYGSVTTTIIGDALAALGVEVDRRRILMDAPIRTLGEHPVRVRLHASVIAMVPVKVISDHQPIEEEPAPAAPAEEAEAAQ, encoded by the coding sequence ATGAAACTGATACTTCGCGCCGACGTTGAAAATCTCGGCAGCCTTGGCGATGTGGTTGAAGTGAAAGCTGGTTATGGCCGCAATTTCCTGCTCCCGCAGGGTCTGGCCATGGTCGCTTCGCCTTCCAACCTCAAGAGCTTTGAACAGGAACGCAAAAAGCTTCAGGCCCGCATGGATGCCGTGCGCGCTGATGCCCAGGCCCTCCAGGCCCGTCTGGAAGCCCTGGAAGTTGTTATCCCCATGCACGTGGGCGACAACGACAAGCTTTACGGCTCCGTCACCACCACCATCATCGGCGACGCTCTTGCCGCCCTTGGTGTGGAAGTTGACCGCCGCCGCATCCTTATGGATGCCCCTATCCGTACCCTTGGTGAACATCCCGTTCGCGTGCGCCTGCACGCCAGCGTGATCGCCATGGTGCCGGTGAAGGTCATCTCCGACCATCAGCCCATCGAAGAAGAACCCGCACCTGCTGCGCCCGCTGAAGAAGCCGAGGCCGCCCAGTAG
- a CDS encoding siroheme decarboxylase subunit beta, whose protein sequence is MSRQFTPAEQAVLRIVQDNLPDSLTPYADIAEKAGMTENQVLELLGSLKESGAIRRFGASIKHQKTGWTHNAMVAWKINADLVEQCGTQAALHDHISHVYYRPSSAPDWPYELYTMIHGRSEAECLGVVEDLKRDTLLREHAVLRSLKELKKISMTYFA, encoded by the coding sequence ATGAGCCGTCAGTTTACCCCCGCAGAGCAGGCAGTGCTGCGCATCGTGCAGGACAATCTGCCCGATTCGCTCACGCCTTACGCCGATATTGCCGAAAAGGCAGGAATGACAGAAAATCAGGTGCTTGAGCTGCTTGGTTCGCTCAAGGAATCCGGGGCAATCCGCCGTTTTGGAGCCAGCATCAAACACCAGAAAACCGGCTGGACGCACAACGCCATGGTGGCCTGGAAGATCAACGCCGATCTGGTGGAACAGTGCGGCACGCAGGCCGCACTGCACGACCACATCTCCCATGTCTACTATCGCCCCAGCTCCGCGCCCGACTGGCCCTATGAACTCTACACCATGATTCATGGACGCAGCGAGGCCGAATGCCTTGGGGTGGTGGAAGACCTCAAGCGTGATACCCTGCTGCGCGAGCATGCCGTGCTGCGCAGCCTCAAGGAACTGAAAAAAATTTCCATGACCTATTTTGCCTGA
- a CDS encoding RNA-binding protein, which yields MSKSIYVGNLPWSATEEQVQDLFAEYGSVLSVKLVSDRDTGRARGFGFVEMEDGEADSAIEALDNFSFGGRTLRVNEAKPRAPRQPRY from the coding sequence ATGTCTAAGTCCATCTATGTCGGGAACCTTCCTTGGTCTGCCACTGAAGAACAGGTCCAGGACCTCTTTGCCGAATACGGCAGCGTTCTGTCTGTGAAGCTTGTTAGCGACAGGGATACCGGCCGTGCCCGCGGCTTTGGCTTTGTGGAAATGGAAGACGGCGAAGCCGACTCCGCCATTGAAGCTTTGGACAACTTCAGCTTTGGCGGCCGCACGCTGCGCGTGAACGAAGCCAAACCCAGAGCCCCGCGCCAGCCCCGCTACTAG
- the dnaB gene encoding replicative DNA helicase — MASRNDSNSAPGHAAGGSPFGQGRNKDGQSRSSTHSAEKAEADILRRVPPHSVEAEQAVLGGVFMRPQLMHSIADQLTDEDFYLPAHATIYKAFLELYRKSAPLDLIATAEQLKSMNALEEAGGAVYLGELAQAVVSGANAEYYATIVRDKSLQRSLINACSGIIVNCYDATREVGELLDESEQAVFSISQRTSGKDFTPTRELLERVFDKLSKLADAKDVITGVTTGYTRLDKLTAGLQPSDLIIVAARPSMGKTAFSMCMAINAAVRQNVPVAVFSLEMSKEQLMQRMLAVWGKVDLSKLRRPSLLTDEDWQRLYDAADVVARAPIFIDDTPALTTLELRARARRLKADKGLGMVVVDYLQLMRTSRRTDSRELEISDISRSLKGLAKEMNVPVVALSQLNRKVEERSDKRPMLSDLRESGAIEQDADVIMFVYRDDVYKFQKPADRPPQGIAEIIIGKQRNGPVGVAELMYMSPYTSFEDIAPDWMPPPSEGGS, encoded by the coding sequence GTGGCTTCCCGCAACGATAGCAACTCCGCCCCCGGCCACGCGGCCGGGGGCTCGCCTTTTGGGCAGGGCCGCAACAAAGACGGTCAATCTCGCTCTTCAACGCACAGCGCGGAAAAGGCCGAGGCCGACATCCTGCGGCGTGTGCCCCCCCACAGTGTTGAAGCCGAACAGGCTGTGCTCGGCGGCGTTTTTATGCGCCCCCAGCTCATGCACTCCATCGCAGATCAGCTCACTGACGAAGATTTTTACCTGCCCGCGCACGCCACCATCTACAAGGCGTTTCTAGAACTTTACCGCAAATCGGCCCCCCTCGACCTTATTGCCACTGCCGAGCAGCTCAAGAGCATGAACGCCCTTGAAGAAGCTGGCGGCGCGGTCTATCTGGGCGAGCTGGCGCAGGCCGTTGTTTCCGGCGCCAATGCGGAATACTACGCCACCATAGTCCGCGACAAATCTTTGCAGCGCAGCCTGATCAACGCCTGCTCTGGCATCATAGTCAACTGCTACGATGCCACGCGCGAAGTCGGCGAGCTGCTGGATGAATCCGAGCAGGCGGTTTTTTCCATTTCGCAGCGCACCTCGGGCAAGGATTTTACTCCCACCCGCGAACTGCTGGAACGGGTGTTCGACAAGCTTTCCAAGCTGGCCGATGCCAAGGACGTCATTACAGGCGTCACCACCGGCTATACCCGACTGGACAAACTGACCGCAGGCCTGCAGCCCTCTGATCTTATTATTGTTGCAGCCCGCCCCAGTATGGGCAAGACGGCTTTTTCCATGTGTATGGCCATCAACGCAGCCGTGCGCCAGAACGTGCCTGTGGCTGTATTTTCGCTCGAAATGAGCAAAGAACAGCTCATGCAGCGCATGCTGGCCGTTTGGGGCAAGGTGGATCTTTCCAAATTGCGCCGCCCCTCGTTGCTGACAGATGAAGACTGGCAGCGCCTCTATGACGCGGCGGACGTTGTGGCCCGTGCGCCCATATTTATTGACGACACCCCGGCCCTCACCACGCTGGAGCTGCGCGCCCGCGCCCGCCGTCTCAAAGCGGACAAAGGCCTTGGCATGGTCGTGGTGGACTACCTGCAGCTCATGCGCACCAGCCGCCGTACAGATTCGCGCGAACTGGAAATTTCGGATATTTCGCGGTCGCTCAAGGGCCTTGCCAAGGAAATGAACGTGCCCGTGGTTGCGCTTTCGCAGCTTAACCGCAAGGTGGAAGAACGCAGCGACAAACGCCCCATGCTTTCTGACCTCCGTGAATCTGGCGCTATCGAGCAGGACGCGGACGTTATCATGTTTGTGTACCGCGATGACGTGTACAAATTCCAGAAGCCTGCCGACCGCCCCCCCCAGGGCATTGCCGAAATTATCATCGGTAAGCAGCGCAACGGCCCGGTGGGCGTTGCAGAGCTTATGTACATGTCGCCCTACACCTCGTTTGAGGATATTGCGCCTGACTGGATGCCCCCGCCATCAGAAGGCGGATCCTAG
- the hemL gene encoding glutamate-1-semialdehyde 2,1-aminomutase: protein MDTTSRQLFEKACAVIPGGVNSPVRACHNVDSQPLFIAEAHGCRITDVDGHEYVDFVLSWGPMILGHDEPSVTRAVCEAAKRGTSYGAPCPAEVTLAEEVIAAMPSLEMVRMVNSGTEATMSALRLARAATKRDKVLKFVGCYHGHADPFLAAAGSGLATFSIPGTPGVPAAVVADTLLAPYNDLDAVKTIFEQHGASIAAIIVEPVAANMGLVLPKPGFLEGLRAVCDQYGSLLIFDEVITGFRAAFGGAQARFSIDPDLTTFGKIIGGGLPVGAFGGKRRYMELIAPRGGVYQAGTLSGNPLAMAAGIATLRYLKTADYAALEKRTHTFAMALRDILASKGVPIQMPTLASMFCPYFSEQEVTDFASATLCDQKLFTTFYKQMRAHGIYLAPSGYETGMVSFVHTDEDFNKALDAARKVIF from the coding sequence ATGGATACCACTTCTCGGCAGCTTTTTGAAAAGGCCTGCGCGGTTATTCCCGGCGGCGTCAACAGCCCTGTGCGCGCCTGCCACAACGTGGACAGCCAGCCCCTGTTCATAGCTGAAGCTCACGGCTGCCGGATTACCGATGTGGACGGCCACGAGTATGTCGACTTTGTACTCTCCTGGGGGCCCATGATCCTTGGGCATGACGAACCTTCCGTCACCCGGGCCGTGTGCGAGGCCGCCAAACGCGGCACCAGCTACGGCGCTCCCTGCCCGGCAGAAGTAACCCTGGCAGAAGAAGTGATTGCCGCCATGCCCAGCCTTGAAATGGTGCGCATGGTCAACTCCGGCACCGAGGCCACCATGAGCGCCCTGCGCCTGGCCCGCGCCGCCACCAAGCGGGACAAGGTGCTCAAGTTTGTAGGCTGCTACCACGGCCACGCCGATCCCTTCCTCGCCGCCGCCGGTTCCGGCCTTGCCACGTTCTCCATTCCCGGCACTCCCGGCGTGCCCGCAGCCGTTGTGGCCGATACCCTGCTTGCGCCCTACAACGACCTTGATGCGGTCAAAACTATCTTTGAGCAGCACGGCGCGAGCATTGCCGCCATCATTGTGGAACCCGTGGCCGCCAATATGGGCCTTGTGCTGCCCAAGCCCGGCTTTCTCGAAGGCCTGCGCGCCGTCTGCGACCAGTACGGCAGCCTGCTCATTTTTGACGAAGTCATCACCGGTTTTCGCGCGGCCTTTGGCGGCGCGCAGGCCCGCTTCAGCATAGATCCCGACCTCACCACCTTTGGCAAGATCATTGGCGGCGGTCTGCCCGTGGGCGCTTTTGGCGGCAAGCGCCGCTACATGGAGCTCATCGCGCCCAGAGGCGGCGTGTATCAGGCGGGCACGCTTTCGGGCAATCCGCTGGCAATGGCTGCCGGCATTGCCACTCTGCGCTATCTCAAAACCGCCGATTACGCGGCGCTTGAAAAGCGCACCCATACCTTTGCCATGGCGTTGCGCGACATTCTGGCATCCAAGGGCGTACCTATTCAGATGCCCACCCTTGCCTCCATGTTCTGCCCCTATTTCAGCGAACAGGAAGTTACGGACTTTGCCAGCGCCACGTTGTGCGATCAGAAGCTTTTCACCACGTTCTACAAGCAGATGCGCGCTCACGGCATCTACCTTGCGCCTTCCGGCTACGAGACTGGCATGGTTTCCTTCGTCCACACGGACGAGGATTTCAACAAGGCTCTGGACGCGGCCCGCAAGGTCATTTTTTAA
- a CDS encoding putative nucleotidyltransferase substrate binding domain-containing protein encodes MPNTRFDLTHPPFDLLTKAEASALSASADILFFSNDQEILASGSEVDALYLVMKGLVREMSGEEIVGAYREHEAFDCRALATGRTRHRFVAHEEVLLCVFPGREVLALTEKNSLFGAYFFATVSDKLGQLAQNRDRREWQSLFAVKISDAGFRPPIFAKATDTIAHAAQRMKESRRRSIFVRDGSSTGIFTTGDFCDIVANAVSNQTPLKACAQFSLLSCEKDDYLFNALLLMTRHNIHRIVVTDKGQPVGVLAMIDLLSYFSNHSLSIARQLEAATTLADLHSAMLDMEALVTTLVTQGIKTPQLARLVQVLNAQLMARLWQMTATPAVFAGSALLALGSEGRGEQILKTDQDNALILAEGLDEKEVEHSANSFTERMLSLGYPPCQGDMMVNQPLWRHTARGWEQTLRQWADSAQGEGLMHLAIFLDAETVSGPASWLEACRKALRSALHDDTAWFARMALPIEQFPTRTGESGFWRQLLNREKNALLDIKKAGIFPIVHGARILALEAGIDATNTFDRLEALTSRSTIEKSQADDLAESLAFLMRLRLDAGLEMLCKGIPLSNEIDTASLSTLDKDLLQDALQVVKRFKRMISQRYGLDRF; translated from the coding sequence ATGCCCAACACCCGCTTTGACCTCACGCATCCCCCCTTTGATCTGCTGACCAAGGCAGAGGCATCTGCCCTGTCGGCCTCTGCCGATATCCTTTTTTTCAGCAATGATCAGGAGATTCTTGCCTCGGGGAGTGAGGTTGATGCGCTCTATCTGGTCATGAAGGGCCTTGTTCGTGAAATGTCGGGCGAAGAAATTGTGGGCGCCTACCGTGAGCACGAGGCCTTTGATTGTCGCGCCTTGGCCACAGGCAGAACGCGGCACAGGTTTGTGGCGCATGAAGAAGTGCTGCTTTGCGTGTTCCCAGGCCGAGAGGTGCTGGCCTTGACGGAAAAGAACTCGCTTTTCGGTGCGTACTTTTTTGCAACCGTGTCCGACAAGCTGGGCCAACTTGCCCAAAACCGCGACCGCCGCGAATGGCAGAGCCTTTTTGCGGTCAAGATCAGCGATGCGGGATTTCGGCCGCCCATATTTGCCAAGGCAACGGATACCATTGCCCACGCCGCGCAGCGCATGAAGGAAAGCCGGAGGCGATCCATCTTTGTGCGCGACGGTTCCAGCACCGGAATTTTCACCACGGGCGACTTTTGCGACATCGTGGCCAACGCGGTTTCCAACCAGACGCCACTCAAGGCCTGCGCGCAGTTTTCCCTGCTGAGCTGCGAAAAGGACGACTACCTTTTCAATGCCCTGCTTCTCATGACCCGCCACAACATCCATCGTATTGTGGTGACGGACAAGGGGCAGCCTGTGGGCGTTCTGGCCATGATCGACCTGCTTTCCTATTTTTCCAACCATTCCCTGTCCATAGCGCGGCAGCTCGAGGCGGCCACCACACTGGCCGACCTGCACAGCGCCATGCTGGACATGGAAGCCCTGGTCACAACCCTCGTTACCCAGGGCATAAAAACGCCGCAGCTCGCGCGCCTTGTGCAGGTGCTCAACGCGCAGCTCATGGCCCGCCTCTGGCAGATGACGGCCACGCCCGCCGTATTTGCCGGGAGCGCCCTGCTTGCCCTTGGTTCAGAGGGACGGGGCGAACAGATACTGAAAACCGACCAAGACAACGCGCTGATCCTCGCCGAAGGCCTGGACGAAAAGGAGGTGGAGCACTCTGCAAACAGTTTTACGGAGCGCATGCTCAGCCTTGGCTACCCGCCCTGCCAGGGCGACATGATGGTGAACCAGCCGCTCTGGCGGCACACGGCGCGCGGATGGGAACAGACCTTGCGCCAGTGGGCGGACTCCGCGCAGGGCGAGGGGCTTATGCATCTGGCAATTTTTCTGGATGCGGAAACAGTCTCCGGCCCGGCCTCATGGCTTGAGGCCTGCCGCAAGGCCTTGCGCTCGGCCCTGCACGATGACACAGCGTGGTTTGCGCGCATGGCCCTGCCCATTGAACAGTTCCCCACCCGAACAGGCGAAAGCGGCTTTTGGCGGCAACTGCTTAACCGCGAAAAAAACGCCCTGCTCGACATCAAGAAAGCGGGCATTTTTCCCATTGTGCACGGTGCCCGTATTCTGGCGCTGGAGGCGGGCATTGATGCCACCAACACCTTTGACCGACTGGAGGCCCTCACATCACGCAGTACTATTGAAAAATCACAGGCAGATGATCTGGCCGAATCTCTGGCCTTTCTGATGCGCCTGCGGCTGGACGCAGGCCTTGAAATGCTGTGCAAGGGGATCCCCCTGAGCAACGAGATTGATACGGCCTCCCTGTCCACCCTGGACAAAGACCTGTTGCAGGACGCCCTCCAGGTGGTCAAGCGCTTCAAACGCATGATCAGCCAGCGCTACGGGCTGGACAGGTTCTAA
- the rpsR gene encoding 30S ribosomal protein S18, giving the protein MAFKKKFAPRRKFCRFCADKDLPLDYKRADILRDFITERGKIIARRITGTCAHHQRLLTREIKRARQMALLIYTATHDSGVKKKSTI; this is encoded by the coding sequence ATGGCTTTTAAGAAGAAATTTGCCCCGCGCCGCAAGTTCTGCCGCTTCTGCGCAGACAAAGATCTGCCCCTGGATTACAAGCGCGCCGACATTCTGCGCGACTTCATCACCGAACGCGGCAAGATCATTGCCCGCCGCATCACCGGTACCTGCGCACATCACCAGCGCCTGCTGACCCGCGAAATCAAGCGCGCCCGCCAGATGGCCCTGCTCATCTACACCGCGACGCACGATTCCGGCGTCAAGAAAAAGAGCACCATTTAA
- a CDS encoding DUF485 domain-containing protein translates to MASELTQRIEKNAQYQHLIKTRNALGWRLTLVVFAAYYGFILVVAFDKQLFATPLAAGMTTTWGIPLGIGIILLTVVLTAVYVRKANNEFDPALKQILEKEVRS, encoded by the coding sequence ATGGCCTCAGAACTGACGCAACGAATCGAAAAGAACGCGCAATACCAGCACTTGATCAAGACGCGCAACGCCCTTGGCTGGCGCCTCACGCTTGTGGTTTTTGCCGCATATTACGGTTTTATTCTGGTTGTCGCCTTTGACAAACAGCTCTTTGCCACACCTCTTGCAGCAGGAATGACGACGACATGGGGCATCCCCCTGGGCATCGGCATCATCCTGCTGACCGTTGTGCTTACAGCGGTCTATGTTCGCAAGGCCAACAACGAGTTTGACCCTGCGCTCAAGCAGATTCTTGAAAAAGAGGTGCGGTCATGA
- a CDS encoding 3'-5' exonuclease, which translates to MQNTWVQAVARRWRMRGLREPYRSLLDQDDGLLVSIDCETTSLNAKEAELLSIAAVCIDGRRLCTRDAFYALITPQHAPDGQNVRVHGLRPCDFSTGLPLQDVLSAFLQFVRGRTLVGYYLQYDLAVLNKNLRPLMGAALPNSRIEVSGRYYDWRFAQYPGAYIDLRWETMVRNLRLPTLPRHDAMNDAITAAMMYLALQSRGYGAHRLP; encoded by the coding sequence ATGCAAAACACCTGGGTACAGGCCGTGGCGCGCCGCTGGCGCATGCGCGGCCTGCGGGAACCTTACCGTTCCCTGCTGGACCAGGATGACGGCCTGCTTGTGAGCATTGATTGCGAAACAACCTCGCTCAACGCGAAGGAAGCGGAGCTGTTATCCATCGCCGCCGTCTGCATAGACGGCAGGCGTCTTTGCACCAGAGACGCCTTTTACGCGCTGATAACGCCGCAGCATGCCCCTGACGGGCAGAATGTGCGCGTGCACGGGTTGCGCCCGTGTGATTTCAGCACGGGTCTGCCGCTTCAGGATGTGTTGTCGGCTTTTCTTCAGTTTGTCAGAGGCAGAACACTGGTGGGCTATTATCTGCAATACGACCTTGCAGTGTTGAACAAAAACTTGAGGCCACTGATGGGGGCAGCATTGCCAAACAGTCGCATAGAGGTTTCAGGCCGCTATTACGACTGGCGATTTGCGCAATATCCTGGCGCCTACATTGATCTGCGATGGGAAACGATGGTCAGAAATCTTCGCCTTCCCACGCTGCCAAGGCACGATGCCATGAACGACGCCATAACAGCCGCCATGATGTATCTGGCGCTGCAATCGCGCGGATACGGCGCGCACAGGCTCCCATAA
- a CDS encoding cobalamin biosynthesis protein has product MHSPRRITALACYALSQSALPLAQRLADCLAVKPWGLPGQIPHPARPAQSSEQPAPGKSSGLARVEIFAPSRFCPAGVTPFEKIGSLLAATYKNFAAHAFIGATGIAVRALAPLLAHKSTDAPVIVLDPAGRHVISLLSGHWGGANELASHVAHLLGATAVITTASDSASDAPGARTSQPSKSSPALDMLLRNAGLLPVDWNRLPAAQAAIIEGESLSLWDPCHAVPDHPMLQRLPAGEADATPPEHRGPLVAAHWRELAPSPAILRVAVPRLVIGLGCRKNAPSDMVETATRKLLAAQRLEPLAVAALATVKEKLQEPALQALAERMGVPLHGFEAADLARCPTPNPSTAAGKRFKQPPFSVCEAAALLAAAQIFSAGAPRLLLPKTIEQGQLTLALAISDRIER; this is encoded by the coding sequence TTGCACAGTCCCCGCAGAATCACCGCGCTTGCCTGCTATGCGCTCAGCCAGTCTGCTCTGCCTCTGGCGCAGCGCCTGGCGGACTGCCTTGCGGTCAAACCGTGGGGCCTGCCCGGTCAAATCCCGCATCCCGCACGTCCGGCCCAGTCATCAGAGCAGCCAGCCCCCGGCAAATCTTCCGGTCTGGCCCGCGTGGAAATTTTCGCCCCATCGCGGTTTTGCCCGGCGGGGGTTACGCCCTTTGAAAAAATCGGCTCCCTGCTGGCGGCAACCTATAAAAATTTTGCGGCGCATGCCTTCATCGGCGCAACGGGCATAGCCGTGCGTGCGCTTGCGCCACTGCTGGCTCACAAGAGCACCGATGCCCCCGTGATCGTACTTGATCCTGCGGGGCGGCACGTTATAAGCCTGCTCTCCGGCCACTGGGGCGGAGCCAACGAACTGGCCAGCCATGTGGCCCACCTGCTCGGGGCAACGGCAGTTATCACAACAGCCTCGGACTCAGCCTCCGACGCACCCGGAGCAAGAACAAGTCAGCCCAGCAAGAGCTCTCCTGCACTGGATATGCTCCTGCGCAACGCGGGGCTGCTGCCCGTGGACTGGAACCGCCTGCCCGCAGCGCAAGCCGCCATAATCGAAGGGGAAAGCCTGAGCCTTTGGGATCCCTGCCATGCCGTACCGGATCATCCCATGTTGCAACGCCTGCCCGCAGGGGAAGCCGATGCCACGCCGCCGGAACACCGCGGCCCCCTGGTTGCGGCGCACTGGCGCGAGCTTGCACCAAGCCCCGCAATCTTGCGCGTGGCTGTTCCCCGGCTGGTGATCGGTCTTGGCTGCCGCAAAAACGCGCCCAGCGATATGGTGGAAACCGCCACACGCAAACTGCTGGCGGCCCAAAGGCTTGAACCTCTGGCTGTGGCTGCGCTGGCGACCGTGAAAGAAAAATTACAGGAACCAGCCCTGCAAGCCCTTGCCGAGAGGATGGGCGTTCCTTTGCATGGCTTTGAAGCCGCCGACCTCGCACGCTGCCCCACGCCCAATCCGTCCACAGCGGCGGGCAAGCGCTTTAAACAGCCACCTTTCAGCGTGTGCGAAGCAGCGGCCCTGCTGGCAGCAGCGCAGATTTTTTCGGCGGGCGCGCCCCGTCTGCTTCTCCCCAAAACTATCGAGCAAGGTCAGTTAACCCTGGCCTTAGCCATCTCGGACAGGATTGAACGATGA